A portion of the Luxibacter massiliensis genome contains these proteins:
- a CDS encoding lysophospholipid acyltransferase family protein, with the protein MRVRKIGQCVLMNLFRGYLRLLEKTVTIQWVENTMCCGNQVFGFWHEDSFFMNLVLADLSKQTNPVDVIITADKRGDYIQDMVEFCGGHALRVPDGFAAFGVLKTILQNSYERARSIAVALDGPLGPRHEPKKLAFYMSEQACEDFVGIAVSYSSKLRLVWRWDRYVVPLPFSTVTVAVHNYGEVDKKHIPELPSNANIKECGILVKEI; encoded by the coding sequence ATGAGAGTGAGAAAAATCGGACAGTGCGTTTTGATGAATTTATTCAGGGGATATTTAAGGCTTCTTGAAAAGACAGTGACAATACAGTGGGTGGAAAATACAATGTGCTGCGGGAACCAAGTATTCGGATTTTGGCACGAGGATAGTTTCTTTATGAATCTTGTTCTGGCGGACCTCTCAAAACAGACAAATCCTGTGGATGTAATTATCACTGCCGATAAAAGGGGAGATTATATTCAAGATATGGTAGAGTTTTGCGGCGGCCATGCATTAAGAGTACCAGACGGGTTTGCGGCATTTGGGGTCCTAAAAACAATTCTTCAGAATTCCTACGAACGGGCACGCTCTATCGCTGTGGCTCTGGACGGCCCTCTGGGCCCCAGGCATGAACCTAAAAAACTTGCATTTTATATGTCAGAACAGGCCTGTGAAGATTTTGTTGGAATTGCAGTTTCCTACTCATCAAAACTCCGCCTTGTCTGGAGGTGGGACAGATATGTGGTACCCCTGCCATTTTCTACAGTCACAGTTGCAGTCCATAATTACGGGGAAGTAGACAAAAAGCATATTCCAGAACTTCCTTCCAATGCAAATATAAAGGAATGTGGTATACTGGTAAAGGAAATTTAA
- the hydG gene encoding [FeFe] hydrogenase H-cluster radical SAM maturase HydG: MYDVNSKCADEFISHEEILETLSYADENKDNVALIDSLIEKAKKRKGLSHREASVLLACSIEEKNQEIYKLAEQIKKDFYGNRIVMFAPLYLSNYCINGCTYCPYHSKNKHIARKQLSQEEIRREVIALQDMGHKRLALEAGEDPIRNTMEYYLESIKTIYSIKHKNGAIRRVNINIAATTVDNYRLLKEAGIGTYILFQETYHKESYLTLHPTGPKHDYNYHTEAMDRAMEGGIDDVGVGVLFGLDKYRYEFAGLLMHAEHLEAAFGVGPHTISVPRLRHADDINADAFDNGIDDDTFAKIVACIRIAVPYTGMIISTRESQKCRERVLHLGISQISGGSRTSVGGYCEPEPDDAKSEQFDVSDTRTLDEVVRWLMEMEYIPSFCTACYREGRTGDRFMSLCKSGQIQNCCHPNALMTLKEYLMDYASPETKTLGDQLIEKEVLNVPNEKARAVVIENLRLIEQNNRRDFRF, encoded by the coding sequence ATGTATGATGTAAATTCAAAATGCGCTGATGAATTTATCAGCCACGAGGAGATTCTAGAGACCCTCTCCTATGCAGATGAGAACAAGGACAATGTTGCCCTCATTGATTCCCTGATTGAAAAGGCTAAAAAAAGAAAGGGCCTTTCACACCGGGAGGCCTCAGTTTTGCTCGCCTGTTCTATTGAAGAAAAAAATCAGGAAATCTACAAACTTGCAGAACAGATAAAAAAGGACTTTTACGGCAACCGTATTGTTATGTTCGCCCCTCTTTATCTGTCCAATTATTGTATTAATGGATGTACTTACTGTCCATACCACAGTAAAAACAAACACATTGCCAGAAAACAACTTTCCCAGGAGGAAATCCGCCGGGAGGTTATTGCCCTCCAGGATATGGGGCATAAACGTCTCGCTCTGGAAGCTGGGGAAGATCCGATCCGTAATACCATGGAATACTATCTGGAATCCATCAAAACAATTTACAGCATTAAACACAAAAACGGAGCTATCCGCCGGGTAAATATTAATATAGCAGCTACAACTGTAGATAATTACCGCCTTCTCAAAGAAGCTGGCATAGGCACATATATTTTATTCCAAGAAACTTACCATAAGGAAAGCTACCTCACCCTTCATCCCACCGGGCCAAAGCACGACTACAATTACCATACTGAGGCTATGGACCGTGCCATGGAAGGGGGCATTGACGATGTGGGAGTAGGCGTTCTGTTTGGCTTGGACAAATACCGTTATGAATTTGCAGGACTTCTCATGCATGCAGAACACTTGGAGGCAGCCTTCGGGGTAGGCCCGCATACAATCAGCGTTCCACGCCTTCGCCACGCAGACGATATCAACGCCGACGCCTTTGATAATGGTATTGATGATGATACTTTTGCAAAAATTGTTGCCTGTATACGGATTGCCGTGCCGTACACTGGTATGATTATCTCCACTCGGGAAAGCCAAAAATGCCGTGAGAGAGTCCTGCACCTGGGAATATCCCAAATCAGCGGCGGATCCCGCACGAGTGTGGGCGGCTACTGTGAACCTGAACCAGATGACGCCAAATCCGAGCAATTTGATGTCAGTGATACTAGAACTCTTGACGAGGTTGTGCGGTGGCTGATGGAAATGGAGTACATACCCAGCTTCTGCACAGCCTGTTATCGTGAAGGCCGCACGGGAGACCGTTTCATGTCTTTATGTAAAAGCGGCCAAATCCAAAACTGCTGCCATCCTAATGCTCTGATGACCTTAAAAGAATATCTTATGGATTACGCTTCCCCAGAAACAAAAACCCTGGGGGACCAATTGATTGAAAAAGAAGTATTAAATGTGCCAAATGAAAAGGCCCGTGCAGTCGTAATAGAAAATCTCCGCCTGATAGAACAAAATAACCGCAGAGATTTTCGTTTCTAA
- a CDS encoding type II CAAX endopeptidase family protein has product MGENDKQFRVWHGIAALILAAAVIFVVSPILAGRIGLYGTLIGEWLMLAAVVLLAVFSKRNPQIIFPFRKPTGAGIFGTVLMWVGSFLVEMTLVLCISIFFPEKVIGGNAGLSFVMLSVPFWAAVLIIAVTPAVCEEAVFRGVFFQSLNPKKNKWAAILISGAIFGAFHGDAVRFVPTAIGGVVMAYIMLETGSMFYNCLFHFINNLLPLVLLFGMKDMYTQMGGYDVGSVQMGSMSVASAGIYMAMCAIAPACLYIGNYLLHSNIPGYRDTLFPSGRPGTVIALITVSAFLFIAGIVLAAVGLVGTIQG; this is encoded by the coding sequence ATGGGTGAGAATGATAAGCAATTTAGAGTATGGCATGGGATAGCGGCACTTATATTGGCTGCAGCTGTAATTTTTGTGGTTTCACCAATACTTGCGGGGAGGATTGGGTTGTACGGTACTTTGATTGGGGAGTGGCTGATGCTGGCTGCGGTGGTACTGCTGGCCGTATTTTCAAAGAGAAACCCCCAAATTATATTTCCCTTTAGAAAGCCTACAGGAGCAGGGATTTTCGGAACAGTTTTAATGTGGGTAGGATCCTTTCTCGTTGAGATGACGCTGGTTCTGTGTATCAGTATCTTTTTTCCAGAAAAAGTGATAGGTGGAAATGCGGGACTGAGCTTTGTTATGCTAAGCGTGCCCTTTTGGGCAGCAGTCCTGATTATTGCAGTAACACCAGCTGTTTGCGAGGAGGCTGTGTTTAGGGGAGTATTTTTCCAAAGTCTGAACCCAAAGAAAAATAAATGGGCCGCGATTCTGATCTCCGGGGCCATATTTGGGGCATTCCATGGAGATGCGGTCCGGTTTGTGCCTACAGCTATAGGAGGCGTGGTTATGGCGTATATTATGCTTGAGACCGGCAGTATGTTCTATAACTGTCTCTTTCATTTTATTAATAACCTTTTACCTCTTGTGCTGCTTTTTGGCATGAAGGATATGTATACCCAGATGGGAGGGTATGATGTAGGATCGGTCCAGATGGGTTCCATGTCTGTCGCCAGTGCAGGAATTTATATGGCCATGTGCGCCATTGCTCCGGCCTGCCTGTATATAGGGAATTATTTGCTGCATAGCAATATTCCTGGCTATAGAGATACGTTGTTCCCCAGCGGCAGGCCGGGGACAGTGATTGCATTGATTACTGTATCCGCATTCTTATTCATTGCCGGGATCGTGTTAGCAGCCGTGGGCCTGGTTGGTACGATCCAAGGTTAA
- a CDS encoding response regulator transcription factor codes for MDTNHILIVEDDKEIREGVQIYLQSQGYEVYQASDGVEGLEVMEKVEIHLAIVDVMMPRMDGIRMTMKLREKYEFPVIMLSAKSEEVDKIMGLNIGADDYVTKPFTPMELMARVNSQLRRYRRFLEKLEPRENVHVIGGLEINEDTVEVSVDGNPVKMTPIEYKILLLLAKNPGRVFSAEEIYERVWQEKAISTDTIMVHVRNIREKIEVDSKNPKYLKVVWGVGYKIEKQS; via the coding sequence ATGGATACGAATCATATATTAATTGTGGAGGATGACAAGGAGATCAGGGAGGGGGTGCAGATATATCTTCAGAGCCAGGGATATGAAGTGTATCAGGCTTCTGACGGGGTGGAAGGACTAGAGGTCATGGAGAAGGTAGAAATCCATCTGGCCATTGTAGATGTGATGATGCCGCGGATGGATGGGATCCGTATGACAATGAAGCTGAGGGAAAAGTACGAGTTTCCTGTTATTATGCTCTCCGCCAAATCTGAGGAAGTAGATAAGATTATGGGACTGAATATTGGGGCCGATGATTATGTGACGAAACCTTTTACACCTATGGAGCTGATGGCCAGGGTAAATTCACAACTCAGGCGTTACCGGAGGTTTCTGGAGAAACTGGAACCCAGGGAGAATGTGCACGTGATTGGAGGCCTTGAGATCAATGAGGATACAGTAGAGGTTTCCGTAGATGGAAATCCGGTAAAAATGACACCTATTGAATATAAAATCTTACTGCTTCTTGCCAAAAACCCGGGCCGCGTATTTTCCGCGGAGGAGATCTATGAGAGGGTCTGGCAGGAGAAGGCAATTAGCACAGATACAATTATGGTTCATGTGCGGAACATTCGTGAAAAAATAGAGGTGGATTCTAAAAATCCAAAATATTTAAAGGTGGTGTGGGGTGTTGGGTATAAAATTGAAAAACAGTCATAA
- a CDS encoding TM1266 family iron-only hydrogenase system putative regulator, whose product MNTETNTRIALVGIVLDTTESVDELNHLLSQYGQYIVGRMGIPYRKKNISIISIALDAPNDIISALSGKLGMLPGVNSKTIYAKTK is encoded by the coding sequence ATGAATACAGAAACCAACACACGAATCGCCCTCGTCGGCATAGTCCTGGATACGACAGAGTCCGTCGACGAACTTAACCATTTACTGAGCCAATATGGCCAATATATCGTAGGACGCATGGGTATACCCTACCGCAAAAAAAACATTTCTATCATCAGTATTGCACTAGATGCACCGAACGATATTATCAGCGCACTCTCCGGGAAGCTGGGTATGCTGCCCGGGGTAAACAGCAAAACAATTTATGCTAAGACAAAATAG
- a CDS encoding DedA family protein, which yields MNIQMLTQYFLQYGAFFIFLIVLLEYMNLPGFPAGVIMPLAGIWAAKGEISFPMVMLLSVAAGLTGSWLLYFLGRLGGQKVMEWYFKKFPKHKDVIEEKMAMLREKGCIGVFISKLLPMVRTIISIPAGMVKMDFMKYTVSSALGIFIWNLVFVGAGYFFGEAAIKVLA from the coding sequence ATGAATATCCAGATGCTGACACAATATTTTTTACAATATGGCGCTTTTTTTATTTTTCTGATTGTGCTTCTCGAATATATGAATCTTCCTGGCTTTCCTGCAGGTGTGATTATGCCCTTGGCAGGCATATGGGCAGCAAAAGGAGAGATTAGTTTTCCTATGGTTATGCTGCTCTCTGTAGCAGCAGGCCTGACAGGAAGCTGGCTTCTTTATTTTCTTGGAAGGCTGGGAGGGCAGAAGGTGATGGAATGGTATTTCAAGAAGTTCCCCAAGCACAAAGATGTTATTGAAGAAAAGATGGCGATGCTCCGGGAAAAGGGATGTATAGGTGTATTCATTAGTAAACTTCTTCCCATGGTGCGCACCATTATATCCATTCCGGCCGGCATGGTAAAGATGGATTTTATGAAATATACAGTGAGTTCAGCACTTGGGATTTTTATTTGGAATCTGGTATTCGTGGGAGCAGGCTACTTTTTTGGAGAGGCGGCAATAAAAGTACTGGCGTAA
- the hydF gene encoding [FeFe] hydrogenase H-cluster maturation GTPase HydF produces MSLNAVPSADRIHIGIFGKRNAGKSSIINAMTGQSLAIVSDIKGTTTDPVLKAMELLPLGPVVLIDTPGLDDEGPLGDLRVKKAYQTLNKTDIAVLVVDGSAGVTQEDITILGQIQKKQIPYVIVWNKSDLSAISGEAEIPPEVSSIFPQVPPSQMIAVSTKTGKNIRQLKELITRQLPSRDNNKKIVGDLIQPSDFIVLVVPIDKAAPKGRLILPQQQTIRDILDTGAVSIVTKETELKATLQNLGKKPALVITDSQVFDKADKEVPHEIPLTSFSILFARYKGSLETVVHGAAALDLLESGDKLLISEGCTHHRQCGDIGTVKLPQLINRHTGKELDFEFTSGTEFPLDLSQYRLIIHCGGCMLNDREMKYRIKCAQDQNVPITNYGTAIAYMQGILKRSIQIFPELTSYC; encoded by the coding sequence ATGAGTCTAAACGCCGTACCATCTGCAGACAGGATACACATCGGTATTTTTGGGAAACGCAATGCAGGAAAATCCAGCATCATTAATGCTATGACCGGGCAGAGCCTGGCTATTGTCTCTGATATAAAAGGCACTACCACTGATCCCGTCCTAAAAGCCATGGAACTCCTCCCCTTGGGCCCGGTTGTCCTCATTGACACCCCTGGCCTGGATGACGAAGGGCCTCTGGGTGACCTCCGTGTTAAAAAGGCTTATCAAACCCTAAATAAAACCGACATTGCCGTCCTTGTGGTGGATGGCTCTGCCGGAGTGACACAGGAAGATATAACCATATTAGGCCAAATCCAAAAAAAACAAATCCCATATGTAATTGTATGGAATAAATCAGACCTGTCTGCTATTTCTGGGGAGGCGGAAATACCACCGGAAGTTTCCAGTATATTCCCACAGGTTCCGCCAAGCCAGATGATCGCAGTAAGTACCAAAACCGGAAAAAATATCCGCCAATTAAAAGAGCTGATTACCCGGCAGCTTCCATCCAGAGACAATAACAAAAAAATTGTCGGTGACCTTATCCAGCCATCCGACTTTATTGTTCTCGTAGTGCCTATCGACAAAGCTGCCCCAAAAGGCAGGCTTATCCTCCCTCAGCAGCAGACTATCAGGGATATTTTAGATACTGGCGCAGTTTCAATCGTCACAAAAGAAACTGAATTAAAGGCCACCTTGCAGAACCTAGGTAAAAAACCGGCTCTTGTAATTACTGACAGCCAGGTATTTGATAAAGCAGACAAAGAAGTGCCCCATGAAATTCCCTTGACTTCCTTTTCCATACTATTTGCCAGATATAAAGGGAGCCTGGAAACAGTAGTTCATGGCGCAGCCGCCCTGGATCTGCTGGAATCCGGGGATAAGCTCCTTATTTCCGAAGGTTGTACACACCATCGGCAATGCGGAGATATAGGCACCGTAAAGCTTCCCCAATTGATAAACAGGCACACCGGCAAAGAACTGGACTTCGAATTTACCAGCGGGACTGAATTCCCCCTGGATCTGTCCCAGTACAGACTTATCATACACTGCGGCGGTTGTATGCTCAATGACAGAGAAATGAAATACCGTATAAAATGTGCACAGGATCAGAATGTCCCTATCACAAATTATGGAACCGCAATCGCCTATATGCAGGGAATCCTGAAAAGAAGCATCCAGATATTTCCTGAATTAACCAGTTATTGCTAA
- a CDS encoding sensor histidine kinase produces the protein MGIKLKNSHKKAVIFVLLVLLLCSVGMVLSYSIYYHDMKEQLEGKSISEDVFYGISSALVEGNYILNNEVFEETDRAYVLQEYSGDQFDLLRKYMDYEVFDWEGNPLLGRNERSTITKLNRQEDTPYVFRASFTFQEDGELSDIQVSGMKLDERTQYRLEQDLLQIQLSDTQWRSISSPKEVQVVYGMTEESLDEYIGGDGSTNYLSVHELMENSAFCGIVAAFTAITALAAIFISMRLDYSIGEYRLFKVPFEGVLCVFLLLLSLAYYPAKIVWLTIGQGLIPDSSLYNNIISGAVNILMWFIIFAVVFWGVVCLTAIFKMKKEYWKQRTLCARGIRWFKSGGNEYGEKVKRGAGGIWSKLKGFCKKQYNGLTHMDFTDKTNKMLIKITAANFVILVGLCTLWFYGILGLIIYSIILFVFMKKLADDIRGKYKLLIHEANQLAKGDLDTPLTYDMGIFNPVQEELKKIQSGFKRAVEEEVKSERMKTELVTNVSHDLKTPLTAIITYIDLLKNERDENKRKEYTEILERKSLRLKVLIEDLFEISKAASKTVTLDFMQVDISGLLKQVELECDSKIKETDLDFRWKLPEQKVVLWLDSQKTYRIFENLIVNITKYAMPHTRVYIEVYDSGQQVTITMKNISASELNFNTDEITDRFVRGDSARNTEGSGLGLAIAKSFTELQHGELKISTEADLFKAEITFRKRGEYAAGGDTPDMAVQEEKMPKSGQTQDDLWDGQPGKENVTVPDKGITDAWDMENRKSSGIDKYVVENHSSQMPYPAALEEPVPSGDGSGGMDSMLNRDSPLKGGSHSSGPETGEDISGKWGYHLVKQEDK, from the coding sequence TTGGGTATAAAATTGAAAAACAGTCATAAGAAAGCGGTTATATTTGTGCTATTGGTCCTTCTGCTCTGTTCCGTAGGCATGGTACTGTCGTATTCCATATATTACCATGACATGAAGGAGCAGTTGGAGGGGAAAAGCATCAGTGAAGATGTGTTTTATGGGATATCCAGTGCACTTGTGGAAGGGAATTATATACTGAACAATGAAGTGTTTGAAGAGACCGACCGGGCTTATGTCCTGCAGGAGTACAGTGGAGACCAGTTTGACCTGCTTAGGAAATATATGGACTATGAGGTCTTTGACTGGGAGGGGAATCCTCTGCTTGGAAGAAATGAAAGGTCTACTATTACTAAATTGAACAGGCAGGAGGATACTCCTTATGTATTTAGGGCATCATTTACTTTTCAGGAAGATGGAGAGCTTTCAGATATCCAAGTAAGCGGTATGAAACTGGACGAGAGGACGCAGTACAGGCTGGAACAGGATTTGCTGCAGATTCAATTGTCTGATACGCAGTGGAGGTCTATTTCCTCCCCAAAGGAGGTGCAGGTTGTATACGGGATGACAGAGGAGAGCCTGGATGAGTATATTGGAGGAGATGGATCTACAAATTATCTTTCCGTACATGAGCTGATGGAGAACTCTGCGTTCTGTGGAATTGTGGCAGCTTTCACTGCAATTACTGCGCTGGCGGCAATCTTTATATCTATGCGTTTAGATTATAGTATTGGAGAATATCGGCTGTTTAAAGTCCCCTTTGAGGGAGTGCTCTGTGTATTTTTACTGTTGCTGAGCCTTGCATATTATCCTGCAAAGATTGTGTGGCTGACCATTGGCCAGGGACTCATCCCAGATAGCAGTCTTTATAATAATATCATTTCTGGAGCAGTAAATATCCTCATGTGGTTTATCATATTTGCCGTTGTTTTCTGGGGAGTTGTCTGCCTCACTGCCATATTTAAAATGAAAAAGGAATATTGGAAGCAGCGTACTCTCTGTGCAAGGGGGATTCGGTGGTTCAAAAGTGGGGGGAATGAATATGGAGAAAAAGTAAAAAGAGGAGCCGGTGGAATTTGGAGTAAGCTGAAGGGTTTTTGCAAAAAGCAGTATAATGGACTAACCCATATGGATTTTACAGATAAGACAAACAAAATGCTCATAAAAATAACAGCGGCGAATTTTGTAATCCTGGTGGGCCTGTGCACTCTCTGGTTCTATGGTATTCTGGGACTTATTATCTATTCAATTATACTGTTCGTATTTATGAAAAAACTTGCAGACGATATCAGGGGTAAATATAAACTTCTCATCCATGAGGCGAACCAGCTTGCTAAGGGCGATCTGGACACACCGCTAACTTATGACATGGGTATTTTTAACCCAGTCCAGGAAGAATTAAAAAAAATACAGAGCGGATTTAAGAGAGCTGTGGAGGAGGAGGTCAAAAGTGAAAGAATGAAGACAGAGTTGGTCACGAATGTCTCACACGATTTAAAAACTCCACTTACCGCAATTATAACATACATTGATTTGCTGAAGAATGAGAGGGACGAAAACAAAAGGAAGGAATACACAGAGATTCTGGAGCGTAAATCACTGCGGCTGAAGGTACTAATAGAAGATTTGTTTGAAATTAGTAAGGCGGCAAGCAAAACAGTGACATTAGATTTTATGCAGGTGGATATTTCCGGCCTGTTGAAGCAGGTGGAGTTAGAGTGTGACAGTAAAATAAAGGAGACAGATCTTGATTTTCGGTGGAAACTCCCGGAACAAAAAGTAGTACTTTGGCTTGACAGCCAGAAAACATACCGTATTTTTGAGAATCTGATTGTCAACATTACTAAATACGCAATGCCCCATACAAGAGTATATATTGAGGTGTATGACAGCGGGCAGCAGGTAACTATTACAATGAAAAATATATCAGCTTCAGAACTAAACTTTAATACAGATGAGATCACGGACCGGTTTGTCAGAGGAGATTCTGCCAGGAATACGGAGGGTTCTGGATTGGGACTTGCGATAGCTAAGAGTTTTACAGAGCTTCAGCATGGGGAACTGAAAATATCTACGGAGGCAGATTTGTTTAAAGCAGAAATTACTTTCCGAAAACGGGGAGAATATGCGGCGGGCGGGGATACACCAGATATGGCTGTACAAGAAGAGAAGATGCCAAAGTCTGGCCAGACACAGGATGATTTATGGGATGGCCAGCCTGGAAAGGAAAATGTTACTGTGCCAGACAAGGGGATAACAGACGCCTGGGATATGGAAAATCGAAAATCGTCAGGCATAGATAAATATGTTGTGGAAAACCATTCTTCACAGATGCCGTATCCGGCTGCTTTAGAGGAACCCGTCCCTTCGGGGGATGGGAGCGGGGGAATGGACTCCATGCTAAATCGTGACAGTCCCCTTAAAGGAGGTTCCCATTCCTCAGGGCCAGAAACGGGGGAGGATATCTCAGGAAAATGGGGGTATCATCTTGTGAAACAAGAAGATAAGTAA
- a CDS encoding glycosyltransferase produces the protein MKIAMLTNNYKPFIGGVPVSVERQAKELVCLGHDVAVFAPDYGGDSREEGIGINYSNPEEAQPRVVRYRTGSHRMENGMIFPRLILWEILDCFKKERFDCIHVHHPMFTGPVALYLGKKYHLPVIYTYHTRYEDYLHYLRPFRERDTGASQGRSEGTGCGWRSISSKICRGWTDMARKRLVPWYMRWFTNQCDLILSPSAGMADRIKKNGTKTRTAVFPTGLEDSFFIKEEEKIKELRERFGSRCQYLFCTVSRLEEEKNPDFLLKGIACLKEKIGGVFRVLFIGEGSMHSQLEKMAGDLGISKEVLFMGNVDNQELKNYLAACDLFLFASTSETQGIVLAEALASGVPVVAVQGTGVEDIIVDGKNGYATRENVEEWTEKILEAIEENNHKKLKIQAEATASGLHSSRLALYEELLYTQCISEKEKVGTEYESEKNRTVRFDEFIQGIFKAS, from the coding sequence ATGAAGATTGCAATGTTGACAAATAATTATAAGCCATTTATAGGGGGAGTGCCTGTCTCCGTGGAACGTCAGGCTAAGGAACTTGTGTGTCTTGGGCATGACGTGGCTGTATTTGCCCCTGACTATGGAGGAGACAGCAGGGAGGAAGGTATAGGCATAAATTATTCAAATCCCGAGGAGGCGCAGCCCAGGGTGGTCCGTTACCGTACGGGCAGCCACAGAATGGAAAATGGCATGATTTTTCCCAGGCTGATCCTGTGGGAAATACTGGATTGCTTCAAAAAAGAGAGGTTTGACTGTATCCATGTACATCATCCCATGTTTACAGGGCCGGTGGCATTGTACCTTGGAAAAAAGTATCACCTTCCTGTTATTTATACATATCATACACGATATGAGGACTACCTGCACTATCTCAGGCCATTTAGGGAGAGGGATACAGGAGCCAGCCAGGGCAGGAGTGAAGGGACAGGCTGTGGATGGAGGAGCATAAGCAGCAAGATATGCAGGGGGTGGACTGATATGGCGAGGAAAAGGTTAGTTCCCTGGTATATGCGGTGGTTTACGAATCAATGTGATTTGATATTATCCCCCAGTGCAGGGATGGCAGACAGAATAAAGAAGAACGGTACTAAAACTAGAACCGCTGTATTTCCGACGGGGTTGGAAGATTCCTTTTTTATAAAAGAAGAAGAGAAAATAAAAGAATTGAGGGAACGGTTCGGGAGTAGATGCCAATATTTGTTTTGTACGGTTTCACGTTTAGAGGAAGAAAAGAATCCAGATTTTCTATTAAAAGGAATTGCATGTCTTAAAGAAAAAATAGGGGGAGTATTTCGGGTCTTATTTATAGGGGAAGGCAGTATGCACAGCCAGCTGGAAAAGATGGCTGGAGACCTGGGGATTTCTAAAGAGGTTTTGTTTATGGGTAATGTGGATAATCAAGAACTAAAGAACTATCTTGCCGCGTGTGACCTGTTTTTATTTGCTTCCACATCGGAGACCCAGGGGATTGTCCTGGCTGAAGCTCTTGCATCAGGCGTACCGGTTGTTGCAGTACAGGGCACAGGGGTAGAGGACATAATTGTAGATGGAAAAAACGGTTATGCTACAAGAGAAAATGTAGAAGAATGGACAGAGAAAATTCTGGAAGCCATAGAGGAGAATAACCATAAAAAGTTAAAAATACAGGCCGAAGCCACAGCATCGGGGTTACATTCATCCAGGCTGGCTTTGTATGAAGAGTTGTTGTATACCCAGTGTATCAGCGAAAAGGAGAAAGTGGGGACGGAATATGAGAGTGAGAAAAATCGGACAGTGCGTTTTGATGAATTTATTCAGGGGATATTTAAGGCTTCTTGA
- the hydE gene encoding [FeFe] hydrogenase H-cluster radical SAM maturase HydE codes for MKNIIDKLEQEHTLTQNEWTALIAGHSLGDAEYLFERAREIRHRHYHHDVYTRGLIEFTNYCKNDCFYCGIRRSNRIVQRYRLTKEQILDCCSQGYSLGFRTFVLQGGEDGYFTDEIMADIVSTIHSLYPDCAITLSLGERSFESYLLLFEAGADRYLLRHETFDSGHYAALHPKPLSALNRQQCLWDLKKIGYQVGTGFMVGSPWQTAENLADDMLFLGELNPQMVGIGPFIPHHDTPFAEYPAGTLELTLFMLGLIRLMLPKVLLPATTALGTIAPDGREQGILAGANVVMPNLSPTDVRKNYLLYDNKICTGDEAAECRGCLERRMDSIGYHLVSLRGDSLNIDPPL; via the coding sequence ATGAAAAATATTATTGATAAACTGGAACAGGAACACACGCTTACTCAAAATGAGTGGACTGCTTTAATCGCGGGCCATTCCCTGGGAGATGCGGAATATTTATTTGAACGGGCACGGGAAATCCGGCACAGGCATTATCATCATGATGTTTATACCCGTGGATTGATTGAATTTACAAATTATTGTAAAAATGACTGTTTTTATTGTGGTATACGCAGGAGTAACCGTATAGTGCAGCGGTACAGGCTAACAAAGGAGCAAATTTTGGATTGCTGCAGCCAGGGGTATTCCCTGGGATTTCGTACATTTGTCCTCCAAGGAGGAGAGGATGGATATTTCACGGATGAGATTATGGCGGATATTGTAAGTACCATACATAGCCTGTATCCCGATTGTGCCATCACCTTATCTTTAGGCGAGCGTTCTTTTGAGAGTTATCTGCTTTTATTTGAAGCTGGCGCCGACAGATATCTGCTCAGGCATGAAACTTTTGACTCCGGCCACTATGCCGCCCTGCATCCCAAACCCTTGTCCGCCCTGAACCGACAGCAATGTCTCTGGGATCTGAAAAAGATTGGATATCAGGTGGGCACAGGCTTTATGGTTGGCTCGCCCTGGCAGACAGCAGAGAATCTGGCAGATGATATGTTATTTTTGGGAGAGCTTAATCCACAGATGGTAGGAATCGGCCCCTTTATTCCCCATCATGATACTCCTTTTGCCGAATATCCGGCAGGAACACTGGAGCTTACACTGTTCATGCTGGGATTAATCCGCCTTATGCTCCCTAAGGTTTTACTTCCTGCCACAACAGCACTGGGTACTATAGCGCCTGACGGCAGAGAGCAGGGGATTCTGGCAGGGGCAAATGTAGTCATGCCGAATCTTTCCCCCACAGATGTAAGAAAAAATTATCTTCTTTATGACAACAAAATCTGTACCGGAGATGAGGCCGCCGAATGCAGAGGCTGCCTGGAGCGCCGCATGGATTCTATTGGTTACCATCTTGTATCTTTACGGGGAGACTCCCTGAATATAGATCCGCCACTCTAA